One Leptospira semungkisensis DNA segment encodes these proteins:
- the scpA gene encoding methylmalonyl-CoA mutase has product MKRPSFSANRSPVVGDSKFESWSKEALDELGLSKIEETVWNTPEKIPVKPVYVPKDVESLEHLDFAAGLPPFLRGPYSTMYVQQPWTIRQYAGFSTAEESNAFYRRNLAAGQKGLSVAFDLATHRGYDSDHERVLGDVGKAGVAIDSVLDMKILFDQIPLDQMSVSMTMNGAVIPTLAFYIVAAEEQGVKPEQLSGTIQNDILKEFMVRNTYIYPPEPSMRIIADIFQYTTEFMPKFNSISISGYHMQEAGATADIELAYTLADGLEYLRTGIKAGMDVDSFAPRLSFFWAIGMNHFMEIAKMRAGRLLWAKLVKTFNPKNSKSLALRTHCQTSGWSLTEQDPFNNVGRTCIEALAAALGHTQSLHTNALDEAIALPTDFSARIARNTQIYLQEETNIHRVVDPWGGSYYVESLTAQLAERAWELIQEVEQLGGIAKAIETGIPKMRIEEAAARKQARIDSGRDVIVGINRYRPEKENPLDILDIDNTAVRESQIKKLNELKKNRDNAAVEAALNTITECAQTGKGNLLAFAVDAARKRATLGEISYAMEKVFGRYKSVTHMIKGVYSEEIMDDPDFKKAKELSAKFAKLEGRQPRIMVAKMGQDGHDRGAKVISTSFADMGFDVDIGPLFQTPGEAAKQAIENDVHVLGVSSLAAGHKTLVPQVIQELKNLGREDILVIAGGVIPQQDYDYLYKAGVNGIFGPGTKISKAGVEILELLIKSVEGQ; this is encoded by the coding sequence ATGAAACGACCTTCCTTCTCCGCAAATCGTTCTCCCGTTGTTGGTGATTCTAAATTTGAATCCTGGTCTAAGGAAGCCTTGGATGAATTAGGTCTTTCTAAAATAGAAGAAACCGTTTGGAATACTCCCGAGAAGATCCCTGTTAAACCTGTTTACGTTCCTAAGGATGTGGAATCCTTAGAACATTTAGATTTTGCTGCAGGACTTCCTCCTTTCTTACGAGGACCGTATTCTACTATGTATGTCCAACAACCTTGGACCATTCGCCAGTACGCAGGCTTCTCCACCGCCGAAGAATCCAATGCATTCTATCGTAGAAACTTGGCCGCAGGACAGAAGGGACTTTCCGTTGCATTCGACTTGGCAACTCACAGAGGATACGACTCCGATCACGAAAGAGTTCTAGGAGATGTGGGAAAAGCGGGAGTTGCAATCGACTCCGTGCTGGACATGAAGATCTTATTCGATCAAATCCCTTTGGACCAGATGTCCGTTTCCATGACGATGAACGGTGCGGTCATCCCTACTCTTGCATTTTATATCGTAGCTGCTGAAGAGCAAGGTGTGAAGCCGGAACAACTTTCCGGAACCATCCAGAACGATATCTTAAAAGAGTTCATGGTGAGAAATACTTATATTTATCCGCCGGAACCTTCGATGAGGATTATCGCGGATATCTTTCAGTACACCACTGAGTTCATGCCTAAGTTCAATTCGATCTCTATCTCCGGCTATCATATGCAGGAAGCTGGAGCAACTGCCGACATCGAGCTTGCTTATACTCTAGCTGACGGATTGGAATATCTACGCACTGGGATCAAGGCCGGGATGGATGTGGATAGTTTCGCTCCTCGCCTCTCCTTCTTCTGGGCGATAGGAATGAATCACTTCATGGAAATCGCTAAGATGAGAGCGGGAAGACTTCTCTGGGCAAAACTAGTGAAGACATTCAATCCTAAGAATAGCAAGTCTCTCGCGCTTAGAACTCATTGTCAAACCTCAGGTTGGAGTTTAACGGAACAGGATCCATTCAATAATGTGGGAAGAACCTGTATAGAAGCATTGGCTGCGGCTCTCGGACATACTCAGTCTCTACATACGAACGCGTTAGACGAAGCGATCGCACTTCCTACGGACTTCTCCGCAAGGATCGCAAGAAACACTCAGATCTATTTACAAGAAGAAACAAATATCCATCGAGTCGTGGATCCATGGGGCGGTTCTTATTATGTAGAATCCCTCACTGCGCAACTCGCAGAAAGAGCCTGGGAATTGATCCAAGAAGTCGAGCAACTAGGCGGGATCGCAAAGGCGATCGAGACCGGGATCCCCAAAATGAGGATAGAAGAAGCCGCTGCCCGGAAACAGGCAAGGATCGATTCCGGAAGAGATGTGATCGTAGGGATCAATCGTTATCGCCCGGAAAAAGAAAATCCTTTGGATATTTTAGATATCGATAATACTGCAGTGAGAGAATCCCAGATCAAAAAGCTGAACGAGCTCAAGAAGAATCGGGACAATGCAGCTGTCGAAGCGGCCCTCAATACAATTACTGAATGCGCCCAAACAGGAAAAGGAAATCTACTCGCATTTGCGGTGGACGCGGCTCGAAAAAGAGCTACTCTCGGAGAAATTTCTTACGCCATGGAGAAAGTGTTCGGACGCTATAAGTCAGTCACTCACATGATCAAAGGCGTATATTCGGAAGAAATCATGGACGATCCCGATTTCAAAAAGGCCAAAGAACTCTCCGCCAAATTTGCCAAGCTCGAGGGAAGACAACCTCGTATCATGGTCGCAAAGATGGGACAGGATGGTCACGATAGAGGTGCCAAGGTAATCTCAACGAGCTTTGCCGATATGGGATTCGACGTCGATATAGGCCCTCTCTTCCAAACTCCGGGAGAAGCTGCAAAACAGGCGATAGAGAATGACGTGCATGTACTCGGAGTCTCTAGTCTCGCAGCGGGTCATAAGACACTTGTGCCTCAGGTTATCCAAGAACTTAAGAATCTTGGTCGCGAAGACATTTTAGTCATCGCAGGAGGAGTGATTCCTCAGCAAGATTATGATTACTTGTATAAGGCAGGAGTGAACGGTATCTTCGGGCCGGGCACTAAGATTTCCAAAGCAGGAGTGGAGATCCTAGAACTCCTCATCAAAAGCGTAGAAGGTCAATAA
- a CDS encoding methylmalonyl-CoA mutase family protein: protein MASQKLFSEFPPISTEEWTNLIQKDLKGADFDKKLVWETQEGFKIRPFYRKEDLKGKEWLLSNLPGKFPYVRSTRKLTNEWSIRQDIDSPDLKTAKTLAFEAIHNGVSALGFVISNSTSGKKGVPVQGPKDLEFLIQDLPLDDITLHFVAEERSPEIYSWLPKNKTIVGGLGYDPYRILARQGHSAGHGPETLKPILSELAGKWKHFRALTIHSSSFRDSGSTIVQELAYTLALGSEYLFRLGELGISPEIVNSQTIFQFTIGPDYFLEIAKFRAARTLWAEIFSSYSSDKGEASLPFITAETARFNYGIYDLHNNILRGTTEAISAAIGGAEVINVFPFDHLLQPADSFSLRIARNIQLLMKHESYLDKVADPSSGSYYIESVTDAITEQAWKLFSEVEKDGGFLECLKSGKIQSAILSSRKKKEENYSTRKEFFLGTNQYPNAKDRIKNKDLNKNLKSSSLPKVEGEIVCEPLPDFFAGDALEEIRMATEDWENKNQTTVKALLLPLGDLKMKKARAIFSLNFLGCGGLNVIDPGSYENSQEAILGISKEAPNVIVLCSSDEEVLSYAKEILPQIKKDSKVLVYVAGYPKDQIPELESLGVNGFLHVRSNLLETLSDLLKRLGIK from the coding sequence ATGGCATCTCAAAAACTCTTTTCCGAATTTCCACCTATCTCCACGGAAGAATGGACCAATCTGATCCAAAAAGATCTGAAAGGTGCGGACTTCGATAAAAAACTGGTTTGGGAAACCCAGGAAGGATTTAAGATCCGTCCGTTTTATAGAAAAGAGGATTTGAAAGGAAAGGAATGGCTCCTCTCCAATTTGCCTGGAAAATTTCCGTATGTTCGTTCAACTCGCAAACTTACCAATGAGTGGAGCATTCGCCAAGATATCGATTCTCCCGATCTAAAGACTGCAAAGACTCTCGCATTCGAAGCGATCCATAACGGAGTTTCTGCGCTTGGCTTTGTGATCTCCAACTCCACTTCCGGAAAGAAAGGTGTTCCTGTTCAAGGTCCTAAGGATCTGGAATTCTTGATCCAAGATCTTCCTTTAGATGACATCACTCTTCATTTCGTTGCAGAAGAAAGATCTCCCGAAATCTATTCTTGGCTTCCTAAGAATAAGACTATTGTAGGCGGATTGGGTTATGACCCTTATAGAATCCTTGCAAGACAAGGTCATTCTGCAGGACATGGCCCTGAAACCTTAAAGCCGATCCTATCCGAACTTGCAGGCAAATGGAAACATTTCCGTGCACTCACCATTCATTCTTCTTCTTTTAGAGACAGTGGTTCCACGATCGTTCAAGAGTTGGCATATACGCTGGCGCTCGGTTCTGAGTATTTGTTTCGACTGGGAGAATTAGGGATCAGCCCTGAGATTGTAAATTCTCAAACGATCTTCCAATTTACCATCGGGCCGGACTACTTCTTAGAGATTGCTAAGTTCAGAGCCGCAAGAACTCTTTGGGCGGAAATATTCTCGTCTTATTCTTCGGATAAGGGAGAAGCGAGTCTTCCGTTCATCACTGCGGAAACTGCAAGATTCAATTACGGGATCTACGATCTTCATAATAATATTTTAAGAGGAACCACGGAGGCGATCTCTGCAGCCATTGGAGGCGCAGAAGTCATCAATGTATTCCCATTCGATCATCTTCTTCAACCTGCAGACTCCTTCTCTCTTAGGATCGCAAGAAACATCCAACTTTTGATGAAACATGAGTCCTACTTAGATAAGGTCGCGGATCCTTCTTCAGGTTCTTATTATATAGAATCCGTCACCGATGCGATTACGGAACAAGCATGGAAACTTTTCTCCGAAGTCGAAAAAGACGGAGGATTCTTGGAATGCCTGAAATCCGGCAAGATCCAATCTGCTATCCTTTCTTCCAGAAAGAAGAAGGAAGAAAATTACTCTACTCGCAAAGAATTCTTTCTTGGAACCAACCAATATCCAAATGCAAAGGATAGGATTAAGAACAAAGACTTGAATAAAAATCTGAAGTCTTCTTCTTTACCTAAGGTAGAAGGCGAGATCGTTTGCGAACCTCTGCCCGACTTCTTTGCTGGAGACGCCTTAGAAGAGATCAGAATGGCCACGGAGGATTGGGAGAATAAGAACCAAACCACCGTAAAAGCACTTCTTCTTCCTTTAGGAGATCTGAAGATGAAGAAGGCGAGAGCAATCTTCTCCTTGAATTTCTTGGGTTGCGGCGGTCTGAATGTGATCGATCCGGGAAGTTACGAAAACTCTCAAGAAGCAATCCTAGGAATTTCTAAAGAAGCACCAAATGTTATCGTTCTCTGTTCTTCCGATGAGGAAGTTCTTTCTTATGCGAAAGAGATCCTACCTCAGATAAAAAAAGACTCCAAGGTTCTTGTATATGTTGCGGGTTATCCTAAGGATCAGATCCCGGAACTAGAATCTTTAGGAGTAAACGGATTCTTGCATGTCCGCTCCAATCTTTTAGAAACACTTTCCGATCTACTCAAAAGGCTGGGAATCAAATGA
- a CDS encoding TerC family protein produces MISFSQKDSTLFLIFSVLVGLLIYLDLFVLNKKAHKLSLRESGYWTLFWVTLAFSFSMLVYIFHQDPNQPELAKEKTLEFLAGYLLEYSLSVDNLFVFIMIFSKFRITAQHQPMILKWGIIGALIFRAIMIFSGAELVSRFEWILYLFGLLLLYSAWKMFFHSEEEDEFDPEKMKLLTYAKKVLPMTHTFHPEKFMVKEHGKKVFTSTFLILIVVEFSDILFAVDSIPAIFSITQDSFIIYTSNVFAILGLRSLFFLLGGVMELFVHLKKGVALLLAFVGVKLLLPSFSGYLFGRVIHVSIELSLIVILATLVISILVSLPHYIKTKKERP; encoded by the coding sequence ATGATTTCGTTTAGCCAAAAAGATTCTACACTTTTTCTGATTTTTTCCGTTCTAGTAGGCCTTTTGATCTACTTAGATCTATTCGTACTGAATAAAAAGGCTCATAAACTCTCTCTAAGAGAGTCCGGCTACTGGACTTTGTTCTGGGTAACTCTTGCATTCAGTTTTTCCATGCTCGTTTACATCTTTCACCAAGATCCGAATCAACCGGAACTTGCAAAAGAGAAAACCTTGGAATTCTTAGCGGGATATCTTCTAGAATATTCACTTTCCGTTGATAACCTTTTTGTGTTTATCATGATCTTTTCCAAGTTCAGGATAACGGCCCAACACCAGCCGATGATCTTGAAATGGGGAATTATAGGCGCTCTGATCTTCCGAGCGATCATGATCTTTTCCGGAGCGGAACTTGTTTCCCGTTTCGAATGGATCCTGTATCTATTCGGACTTCTTCTCTTATATTCCGCTTGGAAGATGTTCTTTCACTCGGAAGAAGAAGATGAATTCGATCCGGAGAAGATGAAACTTCTTACGTACGCTAAGAAAGTGCTTCCTATGACTCATACTTTTCATCCTGAAAAATTCATGGTGAAGGAACATGGCAAAAAGGTTTTCACTTCTACCTTTTTGATTTTGATCGTAGTAGAATTCAGCGATATACTATTCGCAGTGGATTCCATTCCTGCGATCTTTTCGATCACTCAAGATAGTTTCATCATATATACATCTAACGTATTTGCGATCCTAGGACTCAGATCCCTGTTCTTTCTTCTGGGCGGTGTCATGGAACTGTTCGTGCACCTCAAAAAAGGAGTCGCCCTTCTTCTTGCCTTCGTGGGAGTGAAGCTTCTTCTTCCTTCTTTTTCGGGCTATTTGTTCGGAAGAGTCATCCATGTATCTATAGAACTTTCTCTGATTGTGATCTTGGCTACCTTGGTGATCTCGATTCTCGTTTCTCTTCCTCACTATATAAAAACAAAAAAGGAACGTCCGTAG
- a CDS encoding lysoplasmalogenase — protein MIYIAFPVLAIFHLVAIAYWPDIFLLRLFSKIAPIVFLLASSVWEGRWKTSAGLWLGIGLVFSLGGDTILAFPDRYFVFGLGSFLIAQVSYSVSFSLGNPVHFLRVIPFLIFGAGYYYWLLPGIAGALQIPVAVYVTAICVMGWRSTAREVSPRDRILGILGALSFILSDSLIALGQFTPNKLPLHGVWIMGTYYVAQMLIYLSQEEE, from the coding sequence ATGATTTACATCGCATTCCCCGTTTTAGCCATTTTTCATTTGGTAGCCATCGCATATTGGCCGGATATTTTTCTTCTCCGTTTGTTTTCCAAGATCGCGCCTATCGTATTCCTTCTTGCGAGCAGTGTTTGGGAAGGAAGATGGAAAACGAGCGCAGGTCTTTGGCTTGGTATCGGACTAGTATTCTCTTTAGGAGGGGATACGATCTTGGCCTTCCCGGATCGATATTTCGTTTTCGGGCTCGGAAGTTTTCTAATCGCACAAGTTTCGTACTCTGTGAGCTTCTCTCTCGGAAATCCGGTACATTTCCTGCGAGTGATCCCCTTTCTGATCTTTGGGGCAGGATATTATTACTGGCTTCTTCCTGGGATTGCCGGAGCCTTGCAGATTCCCGTAGCGGTTTACGTGACGGCGATCTGCGTTATGGGCTGGAGATCCACTGCGAGAGAAGTTTCTCCGAGAGATCGAATCCTCGGAATCCTAGGCGCACTCAGTTTTATACTTTCGGATTCCCTAATTGCACTCGGACAATTCACTCCGAACAAACTTCCATTGCATGGAGTTTGGATCATGGGCACTTACTATGTAGCTCAGATGCTGATTTATCTTTCTCAAGAAGAAGAATAA
- a CDS encoding ferritin-like domain-containing protein, whose protein sequence is MTIKPLKETTFLEAVAAAIQHEKDYFEFYMDTYEKLPPGRTRELFEKLAEEVDEHIRFIQEVYEIAEGSELPNLKQLAAIHKFHQTTIQKIMNKVERTITGSGSKDAHEALELAIREAENSVAFYEKLTTKFDDENIKLLFSKLMDYNHNYQSLLEAELNSFDQTSSGRGAYFWDEQAEEVAKATQTPSKAAKSLKPAKAKKSAPKKAAKKAPAKKAKVVAKKKTSPKKAAPKKKAAAKKKR, encoded by the coding sequence ATGACTATTAAACCTTTAAAAGAAACAACTTTCTTGGAAGCAGTAGCCGCCGCCATCCAACATGAGAAAGATTACTTCGAATTCTATATGGATACGTACGAGAAACTTCCTCCAGGAAGAACGAGAGAGTTATTCGAAAAACTCGCAGAAGAAGTAGATGAACATATCAGGTTCATCCAAGAAGTATACGAGATTGCAGAAGGATCTGAACTTCCTAATCTAAAACAGTTAGCTGCCATTCATAAGTTCCATCAGACTACTATCCAAAAGATCATGAATAAGGTAGAACGTACTATCACTGGTTCCGGTTCCAAAGACGCTCACGAAGCGCTTGAGCTTGCGATCCGAGAGGCAGAAAACTCTGTCGCGTTTTACGAGAAGCTCACTACCAAGTTCGATGACGAGAATATCAAATTATTGTTTAGCAAGCTAATGGATTATAATCACAATTATCAATCCCTGTTAGAAGCTGAGCTGAATTCATTTGACCAAACCAGTTCCGGACGAGGAGCTTATTTCTGGGACGAACAAGCAGAAGAAGTTGCTAAGGCTACTCAAACTCCTTCCAAGGCGGCTAAAAGCCTGAAGCCTGCGAAGGCAAAGAAGTCGGCACCTAAGAAGGCAGCGAAAAAAGCTCCTGCTAAAAAAGCCAAAGTAGTCGCGAAGAAAAAAACTTCTCCTAAGAAAGCTGCACCTAAGAAAAAGGCCGCTGCTAAGAAAAAAAGATAA
- a CDS encoding aminotransferase class V-fold PLP-dependent enzyme yields the protein MKTTPSPDWARIQHLYPVNREMIWLNNCGTTPANTETLQAVNEYLQGYAAHGGQTDVRRYPSVKKAIRNILAELLGVDAEELSLIHHTNEGIGFISLGLRLKAGDRILLLENEYPSNIYPWEHWKDKGVSISFVPMADTPDAFLENLKSAITPDVKVVSLSAVHWCTGMPFPLEEIGALLSEKGIEFVLDGAQGVGLLPVRPREMGISYMAFPAWKWLLGPLGLGVLYVAKEKLEQLNFPFKGTGSVVNDEVYLPYREELKGTDRYEISTVNFIDWVYFQSTLEMLHKVGFHNSMERIYELADYLSDKLRDSGWKLASDHFPDFKTGIVVAEKDGLSMENIVSSLKQNGVMCALRLGRVRFSPHIYLAKEQLDRVVDLLSR from the coding sequence ATGAAAACGACTCCAAGTCCGGATTGGGCGAGAATACAACATCTATATCCCGTAAACAGGGAAATGATTTGGCTGAATAATTGTGGGACCACTCCTGCAAATACCGAAACACTCCAAGCGGTAAATGAATACTTACAAGGCTACGCCGCTCATGGAGGACAGACGGATGTTCGTCGCTATCCAAGTGTCAAGAAGGCCATCCGAAATATACTCGCAGAACTTCTAGGTGTAGACGCCGAAGAACTTTCTCTTATCCATCATACCAATGAAGGAATTGGATTTATATCGCTCGGGCTTCGTTTGAAAGCGGGGGATCGGATCCTTCTTCTGGAGAATGAATACCCATCCAATATTTATCCTTGGGAGCATTGGAAAGATAAAGGGGTTTCTATCTCTTTTGTTCCAATGGCTGATACTCCAGACGCTTTTCTAGAAAATTTAAAATCAGCGATCACTCCCGACGTGAAAGTGGTGAGCTTATCTGCCGTGCATTGGTGCACTGGAATGCCTTTCCCGTTAGAAGAAATCGGTGCTCTTCTTTCAGAAAAGGGAATTGAATTCGTTCTAGATGGAGCTCAGGGAGTAGGGCTTCTTCCGGTTCGCCCTAGAGAAATGGGGATTTCTTATATGGCCTTTCCGGCATGGAAATGGTTACTCGGTCCTTTGGGATTGGGAGTACTGTATGTTGCCAAGGAGAAGTTGGAACAACTGAATTTTCCTTTCAAGGGGACCGGTTCCGTAGTCAACGACGAGGTCTATTTGCCGTATAGAGAAGAGCTCAAAGGTACGGATCGTTACGAGATCTCCACAGTGAATTTTATCGACTGGGTATATTTTCAATCTACATTAGAAATGCTGCATAAAGTTGGATTTCATAACTCTATGGAAAGGATCTACGAACTCGCAGATTATCTTTCCGACAAATTAAGAGATTCCGGTTGGAAGTTGGCCTCGGATCATTTTCCGGATTTCAAAACAGGCATCGTTGTCGCTGAGAAAGATGGGCTTTCTATGGAGAATATCGTTTCTTCTCTCAAGCAAAACGGAGTCATGTGCGCTCTTCGTTTGGGAAGGGTTCGCTTCTCTCCCCATATCTATTTAGCCAAAGAACAACTAGATCGGGTAGTGGATCTTCTTTCCAGGTAA
- a CDS encoding bile acid:sodium symporter family protein: MGRILEKAALLFPLWVILGVTITWIFPSALVWFKGPWITYSLGLTMLGMGISLKTEDFTRVFQMPKPILIGVIGQYTIMPLTGWILGNFFQLPTPLAIGIIVVSCCPGGVASNVISFLARGDLALSVTMTAISTLLSVVMTPLLTLFLAGNSVGANALGLFIDTIQVVILPVILGILLNRYAPKFSEKAKLVSPLIAVLLITLIVASIIGSGKQAVISSGPHLILCVFLLHLSGYFFGYWVAFFGTRSLTVARTVSIEVGMQNSGLGAVLARNNFSDPLVAIPAAISSLVHSLIGSVLAGIWRRSIPSGFGEKTQLQSDLP; the protein is encoded by the coding sequence TTGGGTAGGATCTTAGAAAAAGCGGCCTTACTCTTTCCACTTTGGGTGATCCTTGGGGTTACGATCACTTGGATCTTTCCGTCCGCACTTGTTTGGTTCAAGGGACCTTGGATCACTTATAGCCTCGGGCTCACTATGCTTGGGATGGGGATTAGCTTAAAGACAGAGGATTTCACTCGGGTCTTTCAGATGCCAAAACCCATCTTAATCGGTGTGATCGGTCAGTATACGATCATGCCTCTGACCGGTTGGATCCTTGGGAATTTCTTCCAATTGCCGACTCCGCTCGCTATCGGGATTATCGTCGTTTCTTGCTGTCCTGGAGGAGTGGCCTCCAATGTGATCTCTTTTTTAGCGAGAGGGGACTTGGCCTTATCCGTTACGATGACTGCAATTTCTACGTTGCTTTCCGTGGTAATGACCCCGCTTCTTACCTTATTTCTCGCGGGAAATAGCGTGGGAGCAAACGCTCTCGGACTATTTATAGATACGATCCAAGTAGTGATCCTGCCTGTAATTTTAGGTATTTTATTAAATCGTTATGCACCTAAATTCTCGGAGAAGGCGAAACTAGTTTCTCCTTTGATCGCGGTGCTTTTGATCACTCTGATCGTTGCTTCCATCATAGGTTCTGGAAAGCAAGCTGTGATCAGTTCAGGACCTCATCTGATTCTCTGTGTATTCTTGCTCCATCTCTCCGGTTATTTTTTCGGGTATTGGGTCGCATTTTTTGGGACTCGCTCCCTTACAGTGGCGAGAACCGTTTCCATAGAAGTGGGAATGCAAAACAGCGGCCTAGGTGCGGTTTTAGCTCGAAATAATTTTTCTGACCCATTGGTAGCTATTCCTGCTGCGATTTCCAGTTTGGTGCATTCTTTGATCGGAAGCGTTCTCGCAGGGATCTGGCGAAGGTCTATTCCGTCCGGTTTTGGGGAAAAAACACAGCTGCAAAGCGATCTTCCTTGA
- the rpmG gene encoding 50S ribosomal protein L33 codes for MREIIKLSCQVCKKNSYFQTKNKKAKSEKLVTKKFCKFCRAHVEHKESKV; via the coding sequence ATGAGAGAGATCATTAAGCTTTCTTGCCAGGTATGTAAGAAAAATTCTTACTTCCAAACAAAGAATAAAAAGGCGAAATCCGAGAAATTGGTAACGAAAAAATTCTGTAAATTTTGCCGCGCACACGTCGAACATAAGGAATCCAAGGTATAA
- a CDS encoding TraR/DksA family transcriptional regulator has protein sequence MVAKKAAYDKKVLTEITDLLLERKNSLLEKYAKWEDNSKPSGLKEMGDIADIASEINEEMLSSVLTESEIDTIREIDVALEKIEDGSYGICEGTGKKIPLARLKAIPWTRYTVEYAEAVSKHKASGKKSPLSATLTGTYKIPSDPDSLDD, from the coding sequence ATGGTAGCTAAAAAAGCCGCATACGATAAAAAGGTCCTGACTGAAATCACGGATCTTCTTCTAGAGAGAAAAAACTCTCTATTGGAGAAGTATGCAAAATGGGAAGATAATAGCAAACCATCCGGCTTGAAAGAAATGGGAGATATCGCCGACATCGCCTCCGAGATCAACGAGGAGATGTTGAGTTCCGTTCTTACAGAATCCGAGATAGACACGATCCGAGAGATTGATGTCGCTCTCGAAAAGATCGAGGACGGTTCCTATGGAATCTGCGAGGGGACTGGTAAAAAAATCCCTCTCGCTAGATTGAAGGCCATTCCCTGGACTCGTTACACTGTCGAGTACGCCGAAGCAGTTTCCAAACACAAGGCTTCCGGCAAAAAAAGTCCTTTATCCGCGACTCTTACGGGAACTTACAAAATTCCGTCCGATCCGGATTCTCTGGACGATTAA